Proteins encoded together in one candidate division KSB1 bacterium window:
- the ispG gene encoding flavodoxin-dependent (E)-4-hydroxy-3-methylbut-2-enyl-diphosphate synthase, with product MHEGAAAVGARRKGIREVRIGSVTIGGDYPVAIQSMCTTDTRDVRTTLNEIRRLEEAGCEIIRVAVPDDEAAAALPLIKREMNVPLVADIHFHYKLALKAIDAGVDKIRINPGNLGGEGRAKAVTRAALEAGIPMRVGVNSGSLEKDLIDKYGGPTPQGMVESALGHIRFLEDEGFTDIVLSLKASNVPRMIEAYSLMREQCDYPLHLGVTEAGPPSTGIIKSAMGIGYLLANGIGETMRVSLTADPVEEVRVAWEILKSLGLRTRGPNLVACPSCGRCEIDLIDLTMRVEQAISGLKKPLHIAVMGCVVNGPGEAREADLAVVGGKGKGMLMKDGKIIATLKEDELIPRLLEEAEKYDVSQRPSGKAMLVAGA from the coding sequence TTGCACGAAGGCGCAGCGGCCGTCGGGGCGCGCCGCAAAGGTATTCGTGAGGTACGCATCGGGAGTGTGACCATCGGCGGCGATTATCCGGTCGCGATTCAGTCGATGTGCACGACCGACACGCGCGACGTGCGGACGACACTGAATGAAATCCGGCGCCTCGAGGAGGCCGGGTGTGAAATTATTCGCGTGGCTGTACCCGATGACGAGGCTGCCGCTGCGCTGCCGCTGATTAAGCGCGAAATGAACGTGCCGCTGGTGGCGGATATTCATTTTCATTACAAGCTGGCACTGAAGGCGATTGACGCGGGTGTCGATAAGATTCGCATCAATCCGGGCAATCTCGGCGGAGAGGGGCGGGCGAAAGCCGTGACACGTGCGGCGCTGGAGGCGGGGATTCCGATGCGCGTGGGTGTGAATTCCGGTTCGCTGGAAAAGGATTTGATCGACAAGTACGGCGGACCGACACCGCAGGGGATGGTGGAGTCGGCCCTGGGGCATATTCGCTTTCTCGAGGACGAAGGCTTCACAGACATCGTGCTCTCGCTGAAGGCGTCTAACGTGCCGCGCATGATCGAAGCGTATTCGCTGATGCGCGAGCAGTGCGACTATCCGCTGCATCTCGGCGTCACCGAAGCGGGGCCGCCCTCAACCGGAATCATCAAGTCGGCGATGGGGATCGGCTATCTGCTCGCCAACGGAATCGGCGAAACGATGCGGGTTTCTTTGACCGCCGATCCGGTAGAAGAAGTGCGCGTGGCGTGGGAGATTCTGAAGTCGCTGGGACTCCGCACGCGCGGGCCAAATCTGGTGGCGTGTCCGAGCTGCGGACGTTGTGAAATCGACTTGATTGATTTGACGATGCGCGTGGAGCAGGCGATCTCGGGACTGAAGAAGCCGCTGCACATCGCGGTGATGGGTTGCGTGGTGAACGGTCCGGGCGAAGCGCGCGAGGCCGATCTCGCCGTCGTCGGCGGCAAGGGCAAAGGCATGCTGATGAAGGACGGCAAGATCATCGCCACGCTCAAAGAGGACGAACTGATTCCGCGCTTGCTCGAAGAAGCGGAGAAGTACGACGTGAGCCAGCGTCCGAGCGGCAAGGCGATGCTGGTGGCGGGGGCGTAG
- a CDS encoding nucleoside recognition protein, giving the protein MINWIWLGMIAIAVIVGGASGRIEEVSKAAFSSAKVAVEIAIGLVGVMAMWLGVMKVAEEAGIVRWLGRAVRPALSRVFPEIPRDHPALGSMTANIAANMLGLGNSATPLGLKAMQDLQELNQDKPTATNAMVTFIVINATSVTVIPATIIALRKDAANPTSILLPSLIATAVSTAVGIIISKLMQRYSKPGNTAS; this is encoded by the coding sequence ATGATCAACTGGATTTGGTTGGGCATGATCGCCATCGCGGTGATCGTCGGGGGGGCATCGGGTCGGATTGAAGAGGTCTCGAAGGCCGCGTTCTCCTCGGCAAAAGTGGCGGTTGAGATCGCCATCGGTCTGGTCGGGGTCATGGCCATGTGGCTCGGCGTCATGAAAGTCGCCGAGGAGGCTGGCATCGTCCGTTGGCTGGGTCGAGCCGTCCGCCCCGCCCTCTCGCGAGTGTTTCCCGAGATTCCGCGGGACCATCCGGCCTTGGGGTCCATGACGGCCAACATCGCCGCGAACATGCTGGGACTCGGCAACTCCGCCACTCCGCTGGGATTGAAGGCGATGCAGGACCTGCAGGAGCTGAATCAGGACAAGCCGACGGCCACCAACGCAATGGTGACGTTCATCGTGATCAACGCGACCTCCGTAACCGTCATTCCCGCGACGATCATCGCGCTCCGCAAGGACGCCGCCAATCCGACTTCGATTCTGCTCCCGAGTCTGATCGCGACCGCGGTCAGTACCGCCGTCGGGATCATCATTTCCAAGCTCATGCAGCGTTATTCCAAACCGGGGAACACCGCCTCATGA
- a CDS encoding spore maturation protein, translating to MSDGFALFSDAVARWSIPVILLLILGIGALKRVRVYESFVGGAKEGFNVALRIIPYLVAMLVAIGMFRASGALEFITSGLAPVLAPLGVPPEVLPMMLIMPLSGSGAQGVLAEGLKTYGPDTLLGNMLSVLNGSNETTFYIIAVYFGSVAIRNIRHALPAALIGNIAGFAVAVALCNLLFG from the coding sequence ATGAGCGATGGGTTTGCGCTCTTCTCCGACGCCGTCGCGCGCTGGTCGATCCCGGTCATCTTGCTGCTGATTCTGGGTATTGGCGCGCTCAAACGCGTGCGCGTATATGAGTCTTTCGTCGGCGGCGCGAAGGAAGGCTTCAACGTCGCGCTCCGGATCATTCCCTATCTCGTAGCGATGCTCGTCGCGATTGGCATGTTCCGCGCGTCGGGCGCGCTTGAATTTATCACGTCGGGCCTCGCGCCGGTGCTGGCTCCGCTGGGCGTGCCGCCGGAAGTGCTGCCGATGATGCTGATCATGCCGCTCTCAGGCTCCGGCGCGCAAGGTGTGTTGGCCGAGGGCCTGAAGACTTATGGTCCCGACACGCTACTCGGCAACATGCTCTCGGTCCTGAACGGCTCGAACGAAACGACGTTCTACATCATCGCGGTTTATTTCGGCTCCGTCGCCATCCGCAACATTCGCCACGCACTTCCCGCGGCGCTCATCGGCAACATCGCCGGTTTTGCCGTCGCCGTTGCCCTCTGCAATCTACTGTTTGGATAA
- a CDS encoding S9 family peptidase, which translates to MLSCHRLFALCVVAALVVSAAVAAPLTVNPWLVTGTLSIPRPLFSDTLWSTNSQLDQLDPNFRDLLPEAGGSFPWSPLDQATWEKQSNDTLKFRIAAAQPYAVFAASYVTTTRRQELPLKVSCGNPVAVWFDGKLVGKQSTAKDNLYEVSGTVDAHTGKHLLLVKCIGVANISPASWTLTASFTEDSTRIGTVQFSAISRRGLQHWTDWGLFQELGTPAVSADGRYVAVVRSQRDEKYKKSSWIEVYDSRAAKLVETIRPGSGLSTGSIWFMPVSPALVYGLGGDNGTTLWKFDLVSRTTTPLLRDAKEIDHVVCSPDEQYLYFFQDDEDQDEGAYKLYDEVEDRVFDYNRLRHIVEYSIESRTSRTLNDVGTFAMNEFELSREGRKLAFTRLIPRPGYPFYNTELWVYDLRERDGQLITSLPLTESIRHLCWLPGGTQLYYCSAGDTANPADTVYHNGNQACLFSVDLKTKKISNVSANQTFSVAEGGARSRILWSERTGKLFFTGDDFGKVSLFRTTPAAVPKFESISLSRLVNDNPAIASDGSLLAYTATSPAKPFALFCFDPVSGKETELADPNRELISRSELATYEDYAFTNSEQQFIDGWIFYPPHFDANRKYPLVVYYYGGVSPRDRRFSFQYHWLAANGYVVYVLNPGGCVGYGQAFADIHCNDWGTRATADVIEGTNKILHDKSFLDPKRIAAYGGSYGGFITLDLATKTGMFTALCDMYGISNLANYWGSGTWGYWYGNLALPGAYPWNRRDVYVDKSPIFHADKVTSPLLILHGASDPNVPPAESDQMFVALKLLGKDVVLIKFKDETHNINVKFENLIEHRELMLEWFDKYAKGEPEGWNLRNKQ; encoded by the coding sequence ATGCTGTCCTGTCATCGCCTGTTTGCACTTTGCGTCGTCGCGGCGCTGGTGGTGTCCGCGGCCGTCGCGGCTCCGCTAACCGTCAATCCCTGGCTGGTCACCGGCACGCTCTCGATTCCGCGACCGCTGTTTTCTGATACATTGTGGAGCACGAATTCACAATTGGATCAGCTGGATCCGAACTTCCGTGATCTCCTGCCAGAAGCGGGCGGTTCCTTCCCGTGGTCGCCGCTGGATCAGGCAACATGGGAGAAGCAGTCCAACGACACACTCAAGTTCCGCATCGCGGCGGCGCAGCCCTACGCCGTGTTTGCGGCAAGTTATGTGACCACCACGCGCCGCCAGGAACTACCGTTGAAAGTGAGTTGTGGCAATCCCGTCGCGGTCTGGTTCGACGGCAAGCTCGTGGGAAAACAATCCACGGCCAAGGACAATCTCTACGAGGTCTCGGGCACCGTGGACGCGCACACGGGCAAGCATCTGCTGCTCGTGAAGTGCATCGGCGTGGCGAATATTTCGCCCGCATCTTGGACCCTGACCGCTTCGTTTACCGAGGATTCCACGCGCATCGGAACCGTTCAGTTCTCCGCGATCTCGCGCCGCGGCTTGCAGCACTGGACCGACTGGGGTTTGTTTCAGGAATTGGGCACGCCCGCGGTCTCGGCCGACGGCCGCTATGTCGCCGTCGTGCGATCGCAACGCGATGAAAAGTATAAGAAGTCCTCGTGGATCGAAGTTTACGATTCGCGCGCGGCCAAGCTTGTTGAAACGATTCGCCCCGGCAGCGGCCTCAGCACCGGCTCAATCTGGTTCATGCCCGTCTCCCCCGCGCTTGTGTACGGACTGGGCGGCGACAACGGCACCACACTCTGGAAATTCGACTTGGTCTCGCGCACAACCACACCGCTGTTGCGCGACGCCAAGGAGATCGACCACGTGGTATGCTCTCCGGACGAACAGTACCTCTATTTCTTTCAGGACGACGAGGATCAGGACGAGGGGGCCTACAAACTCTATGACGAAGTCGAGGACCGCGTCTTTGACTATAATCGACTGCGGCACATCGTCGAGTACAGCATCGAAAGCAGAACTTCTCGTACGCTGAACGACGTCGGCACCTTCGCCATGAACGAATTTGAGTTGTCTCGCGAAGGCCGCAAGCTCGCGTTCACACGATTGATTCCCCGTCCCGGTTATCCGTTCTACAACACCGAGCTGTGGGTTTACGATCTGCGCGAACGCGACGGACAGCTGATCACCTCGCTGCCGCTCACGGAGAGTATCCGCCACCTTTGCTGGCTCCCCGGCGGAACTCAACTGTACTACTGCTCCGCCGGCGATACCGCGAATCCCGCCGACACGGTCTATCACAACGGCAATCAGGCTTGCTTGTTCTCCGTTGACTTGAAGACGAAGAAGATCTCGAACGTGAGCGCCAATCAAACGTTCAGCGTGGCTGAAGGCGGCGCGCGGTCTCGCATCTTGTGGAGCGAGCGGACCGGCAAGCTCTTCTTCACCGGGGACGATTTCGGCAAAGTCTCGCTGTTCCGCACAACGCCGGCGGCGGTACCGAAGTTTGAGTCGATCAGCCTCTCCCGCCTGGTCAATGACAATCCAGCGATCGCGAGCGACGGCTCGCTGCTCGCCTACACCGCGACCAGTCCGGCTAAGCCATTCGCGCTGTTCTGCTTTGATCCGGTCAGTGGCAAAGAGACCGAACTTGCGGACCCGAACCGTGAGTTGATCTCGCGTTCCGAGTTGGCGACATATGAAGACTACGCCTTCACCAACTCCGAACAGCAGTTCATTGACGGCTGGATCTTCTACCCGCCGCATTTCGACGCCAACCGGAAATATCCGCTGGTGGTCTATTACTACGGCGGCGTGAGTCCGCGCGACCGCCGCTTTTCGTTTCAGTATCACTGGCTCGCGGCGAACGGCTACGTCGTTTACGTGTTGAACCCCGGCGGCTGTGTCGGCTACGGACAGGCGTTTGCGGACATTCATTGCAACGATTGGGGTACCCGCGCCACAGCGGACGTGATCGAAGGCACGAACAAGATTCTCCACGACAAGAGCTTCCTCGATCCGAAGCGGATCGCCGCTTACGGCGGCAGCTACGGCGGCTTCATCACGCTTGACCTGGCCACCAAGACCGGCATGTTTACGGCACTCTGCGACATGTACGGTATCAGCAATCTCGCGAACTACTGGGGATCGGGAACCTGGGGCTACTGGTACGGGAATCTCGCTCTGCCCGGTGCCTATCCGTGGAACCGGCGCGACGTCTATGTGGACAAATCGCCGATTTTTCACGCCGACAAGGTCACGAGTCCGCTTCTGATTCTGCACGGCGCGTCCGATCCGAACGTCCCGCCTGCTGAATCCGATCAGATGTTCGTGGCGTTGAAGTTGTTGGGCAAGGATGTCGTCTTGATCAAGTTCAAGGATGAAACGCACAACATCAATGTGAAGTTCGAGAATCTAATTGAGCACCGCGAGCTGATGCTCGAGTGGTTCGATAAGTACGCAAAGGGGGAACCCGAAGGCTGGAACTTGCGCAATAAGCAGTGA
- a CDS encoding class I SAM-dependent methyltransferase, translating to MFTHTAHLYDLIYTRMKDYAAEAHAVHELIQSSLPGARSLLDIACGTGEHAKWLHGEHGYEVFGIDLDSNMVAISQAKCPECRFLTANMVDFEVAERFDAAICLFGSIGYLTDLADVAQAFERVRSHLKPGGVFLLEPFLSPEQYQPGSVFMEAVDQEQVKLCRMSVSSVHDRIGEFHFEYLVGRPAGIVHLTETHTLRLSTIAELQSALERAGFQTAYREPGLRNRGRGLFVCVMKGA from the coding sequence ATGTTCACTCACACCGCGCATCTCTATGACCTGATCTACACGCGGATGAAGGACTACGCCGCCGAAGCGCACGCGGTGCATGAACTCATTCAGTCGAGCCTGCCCGGTGCGCGATCGCTGCTGGATATTGCCTGCGGAACTGGCGAGCACGCCAAATGGCTGCACGGGGAGCACGGTTATGAAGTGTTCGGCATTGATCTCGACTCGAACATGGTCGCGATCTCGCAAGCCAAGTGTCCTGAGTGCCGCTTTTTGACCGCGAACATGGTGGATTTCGAAGTTGCGGAGCGGTTTGACGCGGCCATCTGCCTGTTCGGTTCGATCGGATATCTGACGGACCTTGCCGATGTGGCTCAGGCATTCGAACGCGTTCGCTCGCACCTCAAGCCCGGCGGTGTGTTCCTGCTCGAACCGTTCCTCAGTCCGGAGCAATACCAGCCCGGCAGCGTATTCATGGAGGCCGTCGATCAGGAACAGGTCAAGCTGTGCCGCATGTCCGTTTCGTCCGTGCACGACCGCATTGGCGAGTTCCATTTCGAGTATCTTGTGGGGCGGCCCGCCGGAATCGTTCACCTGACCGAAACCCACACCTTGCGCCTCTCCACAATCGCCGAGTTGCAATCGGCCCTCGAGCGGGCGGGGTTTCAGACCGCATACCGCGAACCGGGACTCCGGAACCGCGGGCGGGGCTTGTTCGTATGCGTTATGAAGGGTGCCTGA